The nucleotide window ACGGAGCAGTTCGTGTCGACGCTCGCTCGGAACGCGGGGATGGACACGCTCACGACGCTGACGAACCTTCGGGAGGCGACGACGAACGCGACGAACGGGACCAGTCCGGGACTCGTCTTGCCAGAGAAACGCGTCGGCGACGTCCTCAAGGCAGGGCTGCTCGACCCGACGGGGATCCGGCTACGGTGTTACCGACACGCCGTCGACGTCGCCGTGCTCATCCTTCGCGTTGACGACGCGATCGATGCGACGTTTACCGACGAGCCGACGGAACCGGGTGATGCGATCTACGACGAGCACGCGGAACTCCATCAGGAGTATCTCGACGAACAGGACGAGACGATCTGGCACCAGTAGCGGCGAGCGCGTCGGCTCCAAATGTCGTGTGAACTTTTTGGGTGAAAAAACGGTGTGTCGCGTGTTCGGAGTTAGTCTTGACTCGCGATCTCGGTGATGTCGACGACTCTGAACAGCAGGAACACGAACGCGAAGATGACCACGAGTAGCGTAATCGAGAGCGCAGCAGCCGAGGGGTAGTTGAGCCCCTGACCGTAGCGGCTGTAGATCAGCGTTGGAACGGTGTTCGACCCGCCGCTGAGAAACGACGGCACAGTGAAGTTCCCGATCGTCAGCACGAAGGTGAACATACAGCCGATCGCGACGCCGGGAAGGCTCAGCGGCCACGTAACGTTCTTGAACGTCTCGACTGGATCACCGCGCAGCGTTTCGGAGGCGTCGAGCAGTCCTTCGTCGATCTGCGACAGCGAGATGTAGATCGGTGCCGCCATGAACACGACGTAGTTCTGGAGATAGCCAACAGCCTGTGAGAACGACGAGAACAGCAGCCAACTGACCGGACTACTAGTGAGCCCGACGTTCATCAATAGGCCGTTGATGATCCCGTTTCGTCCCAGAATTGGGAACCAGCCGAACGTTCGGATCAGCTCCGACGTCCAGAACGGGATGACGAGGAACAACAGCAAGACGAGTCCCACCATCGGCGTGGTGTAGAATCGAAGGTAGTACGCAAGCGGGTAGCCGAACACGAGCGTGATAAGCGTCACGACGACACCGACGCCGATCGTTCGGACGAACGCACCACGGACTGCACCGGAACCGAACACGCCATCAACCCACGCCGTGAGCGTAAACTCGTTGATCACGTTGAACGACTGATAGGTGAGGAAGCTGTAGTAGAAAATAACGAGCAACGGTAGCAGTAAGAAGACAGCGAACCACAGCACTGTCGGCGCTATTAGCCCGGTTACTTCGTTTATCAAGTCGTCCCTGTCGGTTGCAAGTAGACCCGAGATGCCGGTTTTGGGTTCAGAACTCATGTGATTGTGTCTCCGGTTGTGGTAAGATGATCGTAACCATACTCGAGTTAGGCCGAGAGGAAGTCCTCCCAGCGTGAGATCATGTAGTCAGCCTCACTGGGCCAGATCTGGAAGAAGCCGATACGGTCGATCCGTTCTTCGATCGGACCACTGTCGCGGGTGCCGCCGTTCGAATCGGGCGAGCCTTCCTCCATCGACCAGTCGTAGTCGAGCGGATCGAACAGCGCCGGTTCGTCGATCGACTCGTACGTCGCTTCGCCGCGGTACGCCCAGTCGTAGTACTCCGGCCCCATGCCGTCGCCGGAGTCATCCGAGCCGTCGCGGACGAGTTCTTCGTTTTCGTAGTGAGGCACGGAGTAGCCACGTCCCTGAACGAATCCGGGGAACCACGCACCGAGGTGGACCTGATCGTACAGGAACGTGACCTGCTCGACGTTCTGGCGCTCCCGTGCACCCTCGAGAGTCGCCATCCCGCCGTACCAGTAGCGGTAGCCCTGAATGCCCTCACTCATCGTGGCGTAGGTGCACGGCGTCCCCTCTCGGCGGACGTCCATCGCTGCCGGCTGCCAGACGTCGCCGATAACCGCCTCTTCGCCGGCCATCAGCGTCACGGACTCGCCGTAAGCTTCCCAGGTCGAACGGAACTGCCCGGCTTCTTTCTGCTCGATGAGGTAATCGATCGCCGTATCGAGTTGGTCCTGCGTCGGGTTGTTCAATTGGCCGATGTCGCCATCGATCATGTCGTTGTCCAACAGGTGCATGATCGCCTGCGGAATGGTGATCGCTGCCGTTTCTCCGACGATCACCTCTCCCTCGTACTGTTCGTCGAACTGGGTACTCCACAGGGAGACGTCGTCGACGAACGACGGGTTGTACCCCATCGCGTCGAAGTTGTACGCGTACGGCGAGAACAGAATCTCGTCGCGGGTGTCGCCGTCGACCCATAGTTCCTGATTGACCGTCTCGACTTGCTCACCGAGGTGACTGAGCCGCTCGGCCGGATTGGTGAACAGATCGGAAATCTGCTCTTCGTCCCAGTTTTCTAAGTCGTCGACTGGCATCGGAATCGTCGACGGGTTATCTCGAGTGAGTGCCCCAGCACCTGTCGTGTCCGAGGTGAACACGTCCGTGTTCTGTGAGCCGCCACCGAGGAGTTGGGCCTGCGTGTCACCGATCGTCGCAATCGTCGTGTTCACCTCGACGCCCGACATCTCCTCCATTTTGGCAGCCTGCTCGTCACTGACCGCCCAGTCCGGGCCGATCCACTCCATTGGTCGTGCTGGGCCGTCGTCGCCGCCGACACACCCGGCGAGCGCGGCGCCCGCTGCTGCTCCACCGTACGCTACAAAGTTTCGCCTACTGATACCGTCTGGCATTACAAGCAGTCACATACCCTGAGCCGTATTAAACGTTCCTCTTAGGAGAACGTAAATCGGGGATTTTTCACATAACAACGACTATGAGTTGAATATTCCTAAGTATCGGCCGCATGTACAAAAGAGATATCCACCGAGAGACTGATCAACAGGTATGCCACTATCAGTCGTGATCCTCAGCACGGGCGGCACAATCGCAAGTACCGGCGCCGACGGCGGTGCGACGCCGAGCAAACGGGGTGCAGAACTGGTCGACGCCGTCCCAGAACTCGAGGAGTACGCCGACCTCACGGTCGAAGAGCTCGCACAGGTGCCGAGCTACGATATGACGTTCGACACCATGACGGAACTCGCCGCAGCCGTGCGGCGCGTCGCGGCTGACGGCGCGGACGGCGTCGTCGTCACCCACGGCACCGATACAATCGAAGAATCCGCGTACTTCCTCGACCTCACGCTCGAGTGTGCGATTCCGGTCGTTTTCACCGGCGCACAGCGCCGTCCCGACGAGGTCAGCCCGGACGGTCCGGCAAACCTGCTCACGGCAATTCGGGCTGCAACGCACACTGATTTCCACGATGGCGTCTACGTCGCTGCAAACGACGAGGTCCACGCCGCACGCGACGTGACGAAAACTCACACTAGCGCACTCGAGACCTTCGACTCGCCGAGTACGGGACCGATCGCCTCGGTGACGCGCGCTGCCGTTCGGATCGTCCGTGAGCCGCGAAGCTACTCGGCGACATTCGACGTTCGAGACGTGACGAGCGACATCGTGATCGTCGCCAGCGGCGCAGACATGGGTCGTCGACAGATCGATCATGCGCTCGAGGACGACGTCGATGGCATCGTCGTCGACGGGACGGGGCTCGGGAATACGACGAGCGAACTCGGAGACGCGATCGCCGACGCCGTTGCCACGGAGACACCTGTCGTCGTCACCTCGCGATGTCCGGCCGGAACGACGGAACCTGTGTACGGCGGTGGCGGTGGCGGGGAAACGTTGCGCTCACACGGGGCGATCTTCGGCGCCGATCTCCCGGCTCAGAAAGCGCGAATCAAACTCGCAGTCGTCTGTGCCGTCACCGACGATCTCGAGGAGCGACGACAGCTGTTCGCCGGCGAGGAACTCGAACGATAGCTATTTGCCCTCGAGTGCGGTTGGTGGTACCGAATGTCAGACAAACGCCTAGCGGGACGTGTCGCACTCGTTACGGGTGCGAGTTCGGGTATCGGAAACGCGATTGCAGCGAAATTCGGGGCCGAAGGGGCCAGCGTCGTCGTCGCCGACATCAGACGCGAGCCGAAACTCGAGGACGAACAATCCGTCTTCGATCGGCTCGACGCCGTCGGCGCCGACTACGAGTTCGTCGAGATGGACGTCACGGACGAAGACGCGATCATCGACGCACTCGAGACGGCACAAGCCGAGTTCGGCGGGCTGGATATCCTCGTGAACAACGCGGGGATCTACTTCCAGAATCAAGCCCACGAGACGCCGATCGACGAGTACGACGCGATCATGGACGTCAACCTTCGGGGCGTGTTCCTCGCGAGTAAACACGCGCTCGAGTCGCTGAAAGTGAGCGATCACGGAAAGATCATCAATCTCTCGTCGATCTATGGGCTGGTTGGCGGACCGAACAGCGCCGCCTACTGCGCGTCGAAAGGAGGCGTCTCCAATCTGACCCGACAGTTGGCGCTCGATTACGCGAGCGACGAGATCAACGTCAACGCGCTGGCTCCGGGCATCATCGAGACCGCTCAGAATGCCGAGTGGCGCGAAACCGACGAGGAACTGCTCGCCGACTGGCAGGCCTCGACGCCGTGGCCGCGCTTCGGAACGCCTGAAGACGTCGCCGATGCGGCCCTGTTTCTGGCGAGCGACGAGAGCGAGTTCGTCACCGGCCACGTCCTGCGCGTCGACGGCGGCTGGACGGCGTGGTGATTCGCGTGAGCGAACTCCACCTCACCGTTGGCGAAAAGACGTACGTCGCACCGCTGCTCGAGGACGAAGCGCCCGAGTCGGTACGTGCGCTGAAATCGTTCCTGCCACTGGAATCGGAGCTGATGCACGTCCGCTGGAGTGGCCACGCGACGTGGATCAATATCGACGAGATCGAGTTGCCGGACCTGCCGCGGGAGAACCACACCGTCTACCCCTCTCGTGGCGACGTTCTGCTCTACCCCGGCTACAAGAACGAACAGGAGATTCTGGTCGCATGCGGGCCGACGTGTTTCAAAAGTCCGGCGGGTGAACTCGCCGGCAACCACGTCGCGACGCTCGAGGCAACGCGTGACGAACTCACCGCACTGGAAGAGCACACGCTCAGAGACGGCGTGCAGCCGGTTACAGTAGCAATCCGCGAGTCAACCGAAGACTGAGACAATAGGAATCGACCGCGATCCCGGATTGCTCTACTTATTCACCCAGAATGTCCGTCTCGAGGTCGATGCCGTCGACGACGCTCGTCCGCTCGAGGAGGGTCGCATGGTCTGCGCTCCAGCCGATGGTGACGGTTTCGGCTGGATCGATACGCTCGAACGATTTCAGCTGGAGTTCGTGTGCGTCGCCGTCGGTTGTCGTCGCCTCGAGGATCACGTGCGTTCCCGAACCGGGTTGGTGGATAACGTCATCGACCCGGCAGCTGACGCTGTTGTCGAGCTCATCGGAGACCTCGAGATACTGCGGCCGAACGGAAAAGGGGACTTGCTCGCCGATGAGCAGCGCCGGTTCGGAGCGGAGGTTCGACGTGGTCGCGAGAAACGTTCCGAGCGGTGTCTCGATATGCGCGTGGTTGCCGTCGTCGGTGACGTCGGTCAACTCGCCTGTAAAGATATTCGAGTCGCCGACGAACGCCGAGACGAACGCCGTCGCGGGCTCGTTGTAGACGCGCTCGACGGTGTCGGATTGTTCGACTTTGCCATCGTTCATGACGACGATCTGGTCGGCGAGGCGCATCGCTTGTGTCTGGTCGTGCGTGACGTAGACGAACGTCGTATCGAGTTCGCGGTGGAGTCGAAGCAGTTCCCGCTCCATGTGTTTCTGGAGCTTGTAGTCCATGTCCCCGAGCGGTTCGTCGAGCAAGAGGAGTCTCGGTTCGAGGACCATACTCCGAGCGAGCGCGACGCGCTGTTTTTGCCCGGCGGAGAGCTCTTCGGGCTGGCGCTCGATGAGGTCGCCGAGTCGCATCATCTCGACGATATCGTTGACGCGGGTCGTTCGTTCGTCTTTCTCGACGCCGAGGCGTTCTAACCCGTAGGCGATGTTTTCCTCGACGGTCAGATGTGGAAACAGCTGAAAGTCCTGAAATACGAGCCCGATATCGCGTTCGTATGTGGGTGCATCGGTCACGTTTTTCCCACCGAGTCGGATCTCCCCTTCGGTGACCGGTATTTTCCCGACGAGCGAGTGCAGCGTCGTCGACTTCCCACAGCCGCTAGGACCGATCAAGACGCAGAAGTCGCCGTCCGTGATACTGAAGTCGATGTCGTCGACAGCGAGCGTTCCGTCGGGATAGATCTTCGTCAGTCCGCACACCTCGAGTGCGAGGTCATCAATCGGTTCGTCGAGTGTCGGTTCGGTCGGCGAGACGTCCGCCCCGGAGTGGTCTGTATCAGACATGGTCAGTTGTCGATGAGTTCGGCAGCGGTCACTGCATCGGTCACGCTGAGCTCGTCGAAGTAAAGCGCATCGTCGGCGTTCCACCCGAGCACGATCGGATCGCCGACTGTGCCGGTATCCGGACTGTTCGGGACGACGACGTGGAAATCGCGGTCGAGTCCATCGAGCGAGACCGCGAATTCGGTCGTTTCGCCGGTGTATGTCCGTCCTTCGAGGGTTCCAGTGAGCGTTACATCGCAGTCGTCCGTCTCGAGCGAGACGGCTTCTGGACGGATGATCACGACACCTGTACTCTTCTCGGAACCGTTCTGAGCAGTCGCCGTAATCGATCCGATTTCGGTCTCGACGTCGACGGTCTCGCCGTCGACATTGGTCGGAGCGCCATCCGCCATCAGCACGTTCGAGTCACCAACGAACCGGCAGACGAACGCCGTCTTCGGATCGTGATACACCGTCTCGGGGGAGCCGATCTGTTCGATCATCCCGTGGTTCATCACGACAACTTTGTCGGCGAGTTTGAGCGCCTGATCTTGATTGTGCGTGATGTAGAGGAACGTGCTCCCGAGCGTCGAGTGGAGACTCCGCATCTCGAGTTCCATCCGCTTTTGAAGCTTGTAGTCGAGGTCGGCGAGCGGATCGTCGAACAGCATGACCGAACACTCGCGGCTCAACTGTCGCGCCAACTCCACGCGCTGTTGTTGCCCGCCCGAGAGCGCACCCGGCAGGTCGTCTTTGGTCTCCTCGATCGCGAGTAACTCGAGCATCTCGTCGATCGTGGCTTCGATCTCCGCTGTGGAACGCTCACGGCTTCCCTGCTCGAGACCGAACGCGATGTTCTCGGCGACGGTTTTGTGCGGAAACAGCGTCTCTTCGAACTCCTGAAACACGTAGCCGAGTTCGCGCTCCTGTACCGACAGCTCGGACGCATCACGACCGTCGAGTGAGATCCTACCGTCATCGGACTCGATCAATCCAGCGATGCACTTGAGCAGCGTACTCTTTCCACAGCCGCTCGGTCCAAGGACGACGCAGAATTCCCCGTCCTCGACCTCGAGTTCGATATCTCGAAGCACCGTTTCCTCACGAAACGATTTAGTCACTGACTCGATCGAAATTGCGCTAGTCGTCATCACATCACATTGTGTAGGGCGAGCATTTAGCTCTATCTGCTCTGCAGTCGATTCGGAACAGTAGTCGTGACAGCTCATCAAACCGCCGTGGTGACTCCAAGAGGACTCTCGATACGGAATTCACATTTGGGTTGCGAATTTGTGACACTCTTTGACAAGACCCCGCGGGTGCGCGCTGTGAACTACCAGTATAGTGCCGGGAGAGTTGCTCGAACAGGAGATGGATTGTCCGTGCTCGAGTCATCGTTCGGTTCCAATCGGGATGGTTCACATGGCAGAAAGATCATATATAACCCCACAATAGTGTATAGTTGTGTACACATTATAAAATATAAGCTGGACAGTTAACGCGATACCGACTAACCCGTCAGTGGTTTTCGGTCAGTCGTCGCCGGCCACTTCAATCGGAGTGTCGACAGTCATATCGATGTCCTGAGCGAGCGAGACAAGCGTGTAGACGGGTGCCCGTCGTGCCCATTCGTCGATCAGATCCTGATCGAGGTTTTCGCCGTCGAGTTCGATTTCGGCGGTCACGTTCTCGAAGACCGAGTCGGCCTCTTTGAGTTCCTCGAGACCGAAGAGGACCGCTGGATCGAAATCGGTCCGGACGCGCGTCTGGAGGTGGTCAATGTCGACGCCGTTGGCAGCAGCATTGATACTAATGCCGACGTTGATACAGGCAGCCAGCGCTGAGAGCGCTGCTTCGACCGGCTCGATTCGGTCGGTCGCACCAATCCACCCACCAGCATCCAGGACTTCCTTCCATCCGCCGTACGGAAGGGTGTACTCGCGCGTTTCGCGGACGATCGTGTCGCCCCCGAGTTCGTAGCTATCGATTTTCGCCAGACTGTGAGCGGCCGTCCCCTCGTAGGTTGCGGTGGCCCCGAGCCCAAGCTGGACTGCTTCGGGATTTTCGGCTGCGTGTTGGGCGAACCCCTCAAGTGTCTCGAGGTCGATGCCGTGTGCGGTTTGCTGATTGTCAGTCATTTGAGTCGCCTCCCTACAAGAGACGCTACGGTGCTGGAGATACTGTAGCTACTCTGTGACATTTCGGCAGGAACTGCTGTCCCTGCAGTTTCTGAAACCAGAGCAGTTCCTGCAATCTGGCGACGAGCCGCTCTAGTGACAACTGGAACGATTTACCTGAATTGAGGCGCTAATGCCCCTTCCTCAGCGAGCGCCGAAGGCGCGAGCAGGGTGGGGAAGAAGTCACCGTGAGCGGATATCAAGAGTTGAGTTCTGGTTCCACCGGCAGCGCATCGGATCTGTACGTTTCGTACGTCGACTCCGCCCATTCGCGAACCGCCGCTACATCGGTATCGACCAGTGCCTGAACCGTCCCGCTTTCTTGCTCGTAACAACTGATGGCGACGCGATCGTCAAGGAGACCCAGTCCATAGGGAGGAAGGCTGTCGTACTCCAGAACCGTGAAATTATTCCGTTGCATCATCTCTGCACTACGCTCCGGGTACGTTGTTATAAAGTATGTATGGCTATCCGGCTGGTCGATCAGAACGATGTCGACTCCCTCGTCAAGCAATTGCAGAAGGACGTCAAGACAGGGTTCCATCAAAGCAATCTTGGGGTGGACAAATCGAAATTCAGCCGTCTCCTCGAGCAGTGATTCGAATCGGTTAACTGGGCGGTATGGTGCATCGGGTCCGGCGACGGTGACGGTCATCGCTGCCCACGTCTCGACGGAGAAGTCGCTGATCTCGTCAGGGAGCCAGTGCCAGACATCGCGCAATTGTCGCTCCGTTTCGACCTGTTCGACCAACTCTTCCATTCCTGAAGCGACAACCTCACCTAACCGTGTTGCTGCATACTGGTATCCGTCTTTGCGGATCCAGATTCGGTCTTCAAACTCGTCCAACGTTCGCCGTATCGTGGACGACGAAACACCGGTCAACTCGCAGAGCTCAGAGCGGCTCCGAGGACGCTCTGTCAGCGCGACAAGTGCCGGGACGCGGTGGTCAGACCGCGCGAGATACGCGATATCACCGATTGGCGAGTCCGCATTTTGTTGAGGTATGTTATCATAGCCCATATACTGGGTACGTAAACGAGGCCTAAAACGATTCGCCTCCCTATTCGGCGATTCGGCGATCTACACCAGCAATATTTCGATTTGTAACAATACCGTACAACCGGTATATTAAAAGAATTTTGGTAAGACGTATTCGTAGGCGAAATATGTCCACAACGACCGCTCTCGAGAGTCGCCGGCGAACCGTATCGGTGTACCAACTGGAGTACTGTCCGTCGACTCGAGAACATGACATGGCAAACCTGCCACTGAACGGTTCGTTCGCTGGCTTCCTTCGACACCTACCAAAGTCGGGACGTGACTTTTTATCAGTCACAGAGGTAAGAGGCGGAAGCCCACGACTTTAGTCGTGAGGAAGCCGACAAAACGCTACACAGTCCACCACTGTCTGTGGTACCGTTAACTGTCCGTACATCGTACAATCTGTGATGAGCGTCCTCGAGACGGTTCTCGTCGAACTCGTCGTCATCTTGCTGATCGCGGCGACGGTCGGTGTCGCCCTCGCACGGGTCGCGGACATTCCGTACACCATCGCGTTGCTACTCGTCGGCGTCGGCGCATCGGCGTTCGGGGTTCCATACACGATCAGGCTCACCGAGGAGATCATTCTGCTCGTCGTCCTTCCCGCGTTGTTGTTTCAGGGTGGCTCGAACGTCGACCTGCAGCGCCTTCGCGAGAATCTTCCAGCGGTGGTTCTTTTGGCCGGCCCCGGCCTCGTGCTTTCGATACTCCTCCTCGGTATCGTCGGACGGTATGCATTCGGCTACTCGTTGCTCGTCGCCCTGCTGTTCGCGGCGATGATCCTGCCGACGGATGCGGTCTCGGTGGTCGCCGTGTTCGAAGATATCGGGGCACCAGAGCAGCTCGCGACGATCATCGAAAGCGAGAGTCTGCTCAACGACGGCGTCGGCGTAGCCCTCTACACGTCACTGCTTGCGGTCGTTCTCGAGGCCGTTCAACGCGGGATCTCACCGGCAGCTGTGACGTCAGGGTCGGAACTGGCCCAGACCGTCGCGGTCGAACTGCTCGTGGCAAGCCTCGGCGGATTGCTGGTCGGCGTCGTGGCCGGGCATCTCGTCTATCGGGCGATGATCGTCGCAAACGACGCGATGCTCGGCGTCACACTCACCGTCGGCTTGGCGTATGGATCGTACTTTATCGCCGACGCGCTTGGCGCAAGCGGTGCGATCGCCGCCGTCGTCGCTGGACTGCTCATCGGTGATCGCGGCGAGACCGAAGCGCTCGAGTCGCGAACGCGGGTGACGGTCGCGACGACCTGGGATGCCGTCGCTTTCCTGCTCAACACGCTCCTGTTCGTTCTCATCGGCCTCGAGACGCCGATCGGGAACTTCGCCGACAACGCCGAACTCGTCGTGATCGCGTTCGTCCTCGTCGTAGCCGCTCGGTCCGTCGTCGTCTATCCGCTCGTGACGGTCGCCAACCGCTGGCTCACAGCACCGCTCTCGCGACCGGCCCAGCATATCGTCACTTGGAGCGGCTTGCACGCGTCGATTCCCATCGCGCTGGTACTCGGATTACCGTCCGAACTCCCGGTTGCACTTCGAGAGGAGCTGCAGACACTGGTCTTCGGTGTGGCCGCACTCAGTCTCCTCGTCCAAGGCCTTACGATCGGTCCGCTGCTCGAGCGACTCGACATCACCCGCCGGTCGTCAGCGGAAGAAGCCTATCGACTCCTGACCACCCGTCTGCGAGGAGTCGACGCCGCGATTGCGAGTGCAAGTGCACTGCATCGAAGCGAAGAGCTTCCGAGAGACCTCTACCTCGAGTTCTGCGAGGAGTACGGCTGGGAGAAATACCGCCTCGAGACGGCGATTTCACAGCTCCTCGAGCGATACCCATCGGTTCGTCGCCGAGCGGAACTCGAAGGGGAGCGACGCATTCTCGAGAGCGAGAAAGAGGCGGTCATGAACGCGATCAAAGCAGGTGTTGTCGACAGGGACGATGCCGACCGACTGCTCGAAACCGTCGATGCGCGACTCGAGCGTGTCGACGCAGGCGAGAGCGATATCCGGCAACTCGAGGAAACGGCGTTCCACGAGTTCTGGACTGATGTGGTCGACACGTACGATATCGATATCGACGAGTTCTAGCGGGACAACAACGATCAGTCAGTGATCGTCGAAAAAACGACCACCGAAATCGGAGAGATCACCGGTCATCGACTCGAGTCGCAAGTCGGCTCCCGTCACGAGAGCGGCTCAGCTGTCGGGTACTGCCGGCAACGTAATCGAGAACGTCGATCCAACACCCGGCTCCGAGTCAACCCTAATTTCGCCGCCGTGGCGTTCGACGATCCGTTTGCACAGGGCGAGTCCAATTCCGGTTCCCTCGTACTCCTCGGAGCTGTGGAGGCGCTGAAACACCTCGAAAATACGCCCAGTGTCGTCGGGGTCGATACCGATACCCTCGTCGCGAATCGAAATTCGCCACTCTCGCCCGTCACGTTCGGCAGTGATATGAACGCGGGGAGGCCCTTCGCCGCTGTATTCGATCGCGTTGCTCAACAGGTTCTGGAACACGTGTCGCAACTGTCCGTCGTCACCGTAGACCTGAGGGAGTTCACCGATCGTGATCTTCGCATCGGTGTCTTCGATCCGAAGTTGCAGATCAGTTCGGACGTCAGCGACGATCTGTGCTAGCTCAACCGGTTCGAAGGGGTCTCCCTGCGTCTCGACGCGAGAGTACGTGAGCAGGCCGTCGATCATCTCGCGCATCCGTTCGGCACCGTCGACGGCAAACTCGATGAACTCTTCCCCGTCTGTATCGAGGTCGTCGCCGTATCGCTCCTCGAGCAGTTGCAAGTAGCTCGTAATCATCCGCAGCGGCTCTTGCAGGTCGTGGGACGCAGCGTACGCGAACTGCTCTAAGCGTTCGTTTGATTCCTCGAGTTTGCGCTGATACTCGACGCGTGTCGTGATGTCTCGAAGGATCGAGAGATGTTGTCCAGCGGAGATATCTCGTGAGGCAGCGTACTCGACGTGTCTGGTCGTTCCATCCGATCGAACGAGCGGAAAGGTTCCGCGTTCGTTTGTCGACGTCTGAAAATCCTGCCACTCTTCTTCGAAATCGTACCCCTGGGGCGCGAATTCGTCGATCGTACGACCGCGTAACTCGTCGGCTGAGTGGCCGAAGAGCTTGGATGCGCTCTCGTTGATATCAATATAACGCCCACTGTCGTCGGCGATGACCATCGCGTCGAACGAACGGTCGAACACCGCCCGGAATCGATCGTGCTCTCGCTGCAGTTCGTGCTCACGGGTAAGCGCGCGGGCGTCGTGAATGCCGATCCCGAGGCCTGCAACCGAGGCGATAGCAAGGGCGATTGCTCTCGTCGAGTGAGAAAACGGGTTGCTGATCCCGGGATGGAGGGCACGAATGAATAAAAAGACGAGCATCACGCCAACACCGCCAAGACTCCATCTGATGACCCGCGGGTAGAACGCCGCATCGATTTCACTGCTCGTTACCCAAGAGCCGACGTACACAGTCAGTAGCCCCGAGAATCCGATCAGCAGAAAGTCGAAGACGGCGTTCAAAACGAGGCCACCGGTAACGACTTTGTAGACAGAATGAATCGCTGCGACAATCAGCAAGAGATAGCCAAGAACGACGATATTCCTCGAGTTGGCCATTGACAAGATGGTTAATACGGCGCCGTATTTTAATGACTCGGCGCTACGTGTCTCCATTCCTGTACGGTACGTACGTCGGGAAGGTTGCAGCACAAGGAACCACGAAGGAGTGCGATCGGTGTGGTGTGGAGGCGGCG belongs to Natronorubrum aibiense and includes:
- a CDS encoding ABC transporter permease, with the protein product MSSEPKTGISGLLATDRDDLINEVTGLIAPTVLWFAVFLLLPLLVIFYYSFLTYQSFNVINEFTLTAWVDGVFGSGAVRGAFVRTIGVGVVVTLITLVFGYPLAYYLRFYTTPMVGLVLLLFLVIPFWTSELIRTFGWFPILGRNGIINGLLMNVGLTSSPVSWLLFSSFSQAVGYLQNYVVFMAAPIYISLSQIDEGLLDASETLRGDPVETFKNVTWPLSLPGVAIGCMFTFVLTIGNFTVPSFLSGGSNTVPTLIYSRYGQGLNYPSAAALSITLLVVIFAFVFLLFRVVDITEIASQD
- a CDS encoding extracellular solute-binding protein is translated as MPDGISRRNFVAYGGAAAGAALAGCVGGDDGPARPMEWIGPDWAVSDEQAAKMEEMSGVEVNTTIATIGDTQAQLLGGGSQNTDVFTSDTTGAGALTRDNPSTIPMPVDDLENWDEEQISDLFTNPAERLSHLGEQVETVNQELWVDGDTRDEILFSPYAYNFDAMGYNPSFVDDVSLWSTQFDEQYEGEVIVGETAAITIPQAIMHLLDNDMIDGDIGQLNNPTQDQLDTAIDYLIEQKEAGQFRSTWEAYGESVTLMAGEEAVIGDVWQPAAMDVRREGTPCTYATMSEGIQGYRYWYGGMATLEGARERQNVEQVTFLYDQVHLGAWFPGFVQGRGYSVPHYENEELVRDGSDDSGDGMGPEYYDWAYRGEATYESIDEPALFDPLDYDWSMEEGSPDSNGGTRDSGPIEERIDRIGFFQIWPSEADYMISRWEDFLSA
- a CDS encoding asparaginase; this encodes MPLSVVILSTGGTIASTGADGGATPSKRGAELVDAVPELEEYADLTVEELAQVPSYDMTFDTMTELAAAVRRVAADGADGVVVTHGTDTIEESAYFLDLTLECAIPVVFTGAQRRPDEVSPDGPANLLTAIRAATHTDFHDGVYVAANDEVHAARDVTKTHTSALETFDSPSTGPIASVTRAAVRIVREPRSYSATFDVRDVTSDIVIVASGADMGRRQIDHALEDDVDGIVVDGTGLGNTTSELGDAIADAVATETPVVVTSRCPAGTTEPVYGGGGGGETLRSHGAIFGADLPAQKARIKLAVVCAVTDDLEERRQLFAGEELER
- a CDS encoding SDR family NAD(P)-dependent oxidoreductase encodes the protein MSDKRLAGRVALVTGASSGIGNAIAAKFGAEGASVVVADIRREPKLEDEQSVFDRLDAVGADYEFVEMDVTDEDAIIDALETAQAEFGGLDILVNNAGIYFQNQAHETPIDEYDAIMDVNLRGVFLASKHALESLKVSDHGKIINLSSIYGLVGGPNSAAYCASKGGVSNLTRQLALDYASDEINVNALAPGIIETAQNAEWRETDEELLADWQASTPWPRFGTPEDVADAALFLASDESEFVTGHVLRVDGGWTAW
- a CDS encoding DUF3830 family protein, which translates into the protein MIRVSELHLTVGEKTYVAPLLEDEAPESVRALKSFLPLESELMHVRWSGHATWINIDEIELPDLPRENHTVYPSRGDVLLYPGYKNEQEILVACGPTCFKSPAGELAGNHVATLEATRDELTALEEHTLRDGVQPVTVAIRESTED
- a CDS encoding ABC transporter ATP-binding protein, encoding MSDTDHSGADVSPTEPTLDEPIDDLALEVCGLTKIYPDGTLAVDDIDFSITDGDFCVLIGPSGCGKSTTLHSLVGKIPVTEGEIRLGGKNVTDAPTYERDIGLVFQDFQLFPHLTVEENIAYGLERLGVEKDERTTRVNDIVEMMRLGDLIERQPEELSAGQKQRVALARSMVLEPRLLLLDEPLGDMDYKLQKHMERELLRLHRELDTTFVYVTHDQTQAMRLADQIVVMNDGKVEQSDTVERVYNEPATAFVSAFVGDSNIFTGELTDVTDDGNHAHIETPLGTFLATTSNLRSEPALLIGEQVPFSVRPQYLEVSDELDNSVSCRVDDVIHQPGSGTHVILEATTTDGDAHELQLKSFERIDPAETVTIGWSADHATLLERTSVVDGIDLETDILGE
- a CDS encoding ABC transporter ATP-binding protein; this translates as MTTSAISIESVTKSFREETVLRDIELEVEDGEFCVVLGPSGCGKSTLLKCIAGLIESDDGRISLDGRDASELSVQERELGYVFQEFEETLFPHKTVAENIAFGLEQGSRERSTAEIEATIDEMLELLAIEETKDDLPGALSGGQQQRVELARQLSRECSVMLFDDPLADLDYKLQKRMELEMRSLHSTLGSTFLYITHNQDQALKLADKVVVMNHGMIEQIGSPETVYHDPKTAFVCRFVGDSNVLMADGAPTNVDGETVDVETEIGSITATAQNGSEKSTGVVIIRPEAVSLETDDCDVTLTGTLEGRTYTGETTEFAVSLDGLDRDFHVVVPNSPDTGTVGDPIVLGWNADDALYFDELSVTDAVTAAELIDN